From Alteribacter lacisalsi, a single genomic window includes:
- a CDS encoding TraR/DksA C4-type zinc finger protein translates to MITQEQTNILKGRLYDMKEENEQRLAGGESETDSDRRPEDTGEISNYDNHPGDQATELFEREKDAAINNHARHQLNEVKDALQAIEEGEYGKCEVCGDSIPFERLEIVPETTKCVEHAQEASRDRSRPVEEEIQRASLEDDSESKERVAFDRKDAWESVSDHGTSQSPSDFVNKERQYNNPKGDSENDSGVTEEVDDVAVSDIEGNDTGRTSGRKEHDGGSGSSSDLEDDPKQR, encoded by the coding sequence TTGATTACACAGGAGCAGACAAATATATTAAAAGGAAGATTATATGATATGAAGGAAGAGAACGAACAACGGCTTGCTGGTGGTGAATCGGAAACAGACAGTGACAGGAGGCCGGAAGATACAGGAGAAATTTCTAATTATGATAACCATCCGGGTGACCAGGCGACTGAGCTGTTTGAGAGAGAAAAAGATGCAGCTATAAATAATCATGCACGGCATCAGCTGAATGAAGTGAAGGATGCACTGCAGGCAATAGAAGAAGGCGAATACGGAAAATGTGAAGTATGCGGAGATTCAATTCCGTTTGAACGTCTGGAAATCGTTCCTGAAACGACAAAATGTGTCGAGCATGCCCAGGAGGCAAGCCGTGACAGATCCCGCCCGGTGGAAGAAGAAATACAAAGAGCTTCCCTTGAGGATGATTCGGAAAGCAAGGAGAGGGTTGCGTTTGACCGGAAGGATGCCTGGGAGTCTGTGAGTGATCACGGTACATCCCAATCGCCTTCAGACTTTGTAAATAAAGAACGGCAGTACAATAACCCCAAGGGAGATTCAGAAAACGATTCCGGGGTTACGGAAGAAGTGGACGATGTTGCCGTTTCTGATATCGAAGGTAACGATACAGGCAGAACTTCCGGCAGGAAAGAGCATGATGGCGGGTCCGGAAGCAGTTCAGACCTCGAAGACGACCCGAAACAACGCTAG
- a CDS encoding Ltp family lipoprotein, with the protein METYLIILTLMALAGVGVFFVLAFVKGKGNTFRNFLKSGGCLFALLVIALMGACEEPAAQEDATAASAEAEDIEAEDKAKQEEVKKAEEQAKKEQEEQEAKEAEEQAQREQEEQEAKEQAKKEEEEKEKEKAKIEEEERKAKEEEERKAKEEEERKAKEEEERKAKEEEERKAKEEEERKAKEEEERKAKEEEERKAKEEEERKAKEAEKASVTVSQEQAVRMAQDYLSYMAFSKSRLIEQLEFEGFTTEDAKYGVENITVDWREQAVIMAQEYLDYTSFSRQGLIDQLIYEGFSKEHATYAVDQVGL; encoded by the coding sequence GTGGAAACATACTTAATCATTTTAACGTTAATGGCTTTAGCGGGTGTGGGAGTCTTTTTTGTCTTAGCCTTTGTGAAAGGGAAGGGAAACACATTCAGGAACTTTTTGAAATCAGGTGGCTGCCTGTTCGCACTTCTAGTTATCGCACTGATGGGAGCATGTGAAGAACCTGCTGCTCAAGAGGATGCAACTGCAGCTTCCGCGGAAGCTGAAGATATTGAAGCTGAAGATAAGGCTAAACAGGAAGAAGTTAAAAAAGCCGAGGAACAGGCAAAGAAAGAACAGGAAGAACAAGAAGCTAAAGAGGCTGAAGAACAGGCACAGAGAGAGCAGGAGGAGCAAGAAGCTAAGGAGCAGGCGAAGAAAGAAGAGGAAGAGAAAGAGAAAGAGAAAGCCAAGATAGAAGAAGAGGAACGAAAAGCTAAAGAGGAAGAAGAGCGTAAAGCTAAAGAAGAAGAGGAACGAAAGGCTAAAGAGGAAGAAGAACGTAAGGCTAAAGAAGAAGAGGAACGAAAGGCTAAAGAGGAGGAAGAACGTAAAGCTAAAGAAGAAGAGGAACGAAAGGCTAAAGAGGAGGAAGAACGTAAAGCTAAAGAGGAAGAGGAACGAAAGGCTAAAGAAGCCGAAAAAGCCAGCGTCACAGTCTCTCAGGAGCAGGCCGTCAGGATGGCTCAAGACTACCTGAGTTACATGGCATTCTCTAAATCAAGATTGATTGAACAATTAGAGTTTGAGGGGTTTACCACAGAAGATGCAAAGTATGGGGTGGAAAACATCACGGTTGATTGGCGGGAGCAAGCAGTAATTATGGCTCAAGAATATCTTGATTACACTTCATTTTCAAGACAGGGTTTAATTGATCAGCTGATTTATGAAGGATTCAGCAAAGAGCACGCAACGTACGCTGTTGATCAGGTGGGTTTATAG
- a CDS encoding M14 family metallopeptidase: protein MRENRYFSHTYEESRAGFREKLGEVRKYWPDAGLETYHIGSREDDNTTDIIAADALEESKDLIIITTGEHGVEGFAGSAFLQLFIEEYLPRINHKTTGIRLVHAVNPWGMRNFRRVTESNIDLNRNYIEDWGEFTGSVEQKYTREKELFVPAEPLENIKSCKEELHARLNEAFSTEELAEFKDTPSGQHEYKTGVFYGGKDWDEPARELKTRYFNWVRDYDHPMHLDIHSGGGPKDELTIIFNEADRRSEARLQEDLSYSNVMKSSTEDIYGDSNLYLQKALQEEFPDKKTMVCLFEFGTIGESVDDLIFCTRTMINENGLYFQGARKEEVREEVNRDFARLFNPSKEEWRKQVINKGREGLEAVLRSENIRI from the coding sequence ATGCGGGAAAATCGCTATTTCAGTCACACGTATGAAGAGTCGCGCGCTGGGTTCCGGGAGAAGCTGGGTGAAGTGAGGAAGTACTGGCCGGATGCCGGGCTTGAGACATACCATATTGGAAGCAGGGAAGATGATAATACCACCGATATTATTGCAGCAGATGCATTGGAAGAATCAAAGGATTTAATTATTATCACGACAGGAGAACACGGGGTTGAAGGGTTTGCAGGGAGCGCTTTTCTGCAGCTGTTTATTGAGGAATATCTTCCTCGCATCAACCATAAAACCACGGGCATACGCCTTGTACATGCCGTGAACCCGTGGGGGATGAGGAACTTCAGGAGAGTCACAGAAAGTAATATAGATTTAAACCGCAATTATATTGAAGACTGGGGAGAGTTTACGGGAAGTGTAGAGCAGAAATATACCCGGGAGAAGGAGCTGTTTGTGCCCGCTGAACCGCTCGAGAACATAAAGTCCTGTAAAGAGGAGTTACACGCCCGTTTAAACGAGGCATTTTCCACTGAAGAGCTGGCAGAATTCAAAGATACCCCCTCCGGTCAGCATGAATATAAGACAGGTGTCTTTTATGGAGGAAAAGACTGGGATGAACCGGCTCGGGAGTTGAAGACCAGATATTTTAACTGGGTGAGGGACTACGATCATCCTATGCACCTTGATATCCATTCCGGCGGAGGTCCAAAAGACGAACTCACGATAATATTCAACGAAGCTGACCGACGGAGCGAAGCCCGGCTTCAGGAAGACCTTTCATATTCCAATGTTATGAAATCCTCCACTGAAGACATATACGGGGATTCAAACCTTTATCTGCAGAAGGCTCTCCAGGAGGAATTCCCGGATAAAAAAACGATGGTGTGTTTATTCGAATTCGGGACGATCGGAGAATCAGTGGATGATCTCATTTTCTGCACCCGGACGATGATCAATGAAAACGGTCTCTATTTTCAGGGCGCACGTAAAGAAGAAGTCAGGGAAGAGGTGAACAGGGATTTTGCCAGACTGTTTAACCCTTCCAAGGAAGAGTGGCGTAAACAGGTGATCAATAAAGGTAGAGAGGGGCTGGAAGCGGTGCTGCGAAGCGAGAACATCCGCATTTAA
- a CDS encoding sodium:solute symporter family protein gives MSSYGFWVISLAVVYTLALIIIGNVAKRKASRGEQYFVGGRTFRWWTVAFCITGLFSGSTYISIVELSYLTGVSAIWYGVAETLQVLLIALLLIKPFREKLIVTITGLIGDQFGRRAKALSGAITAFAFPMWSVATAIAFASAFHVFTGVSLSLSVAFTALLLFVYLQAGGMWAIAFTQTMNTFIFAIMFIIGTAAFFINPGISGLQQFAAAQPNMFDWGGAGLQVILVWFATFLVNVILAQAAFQMALSCKTPEEGRKGLIAAEIMSVPFILLGILFGLSAAVVVPDASLGLVALPQYLMEVLPAPLVGLFFLGIWACALGWGAPCQFSGATSLGKDVGSAIFPGATPDQLVKYTKWSLLLLTGLMITFGFLRTEQAAWWNVLAWTMRNSATFAPVVAALFWPLVTKRAVIGALSGGFASGLIWYHLSGWHPTDFFLNIHPVWVGMSVNILVMVLFTVALNFGNWKVANRRSVKGAVVLATVAALLAVNGMFYESLHAAGVVGLTLFLNILAVFIGSIIYIKPKGTEASVQKQMVS, from the coding sequence ATGAGTTCATATGGATTCTGGGTCATTTCACTCGCCGTAGTATACACTCTCGCCCTCATCATCATCGGGAACGTGGCGAAACGGAAAGCCAGCCGCGGCGAGCAGTATTTTGTGGGAGGACGGACGTTCAGGTGGTGGACGGTTGCCTTCTGTATTACCGGACTCTTTTCAGGCTCAACGTACATATCGATCGTCGAACTTTCCTACCTGACAGGTGTTTCCGCAATCTGGTACGGGGTTGCAGAAACATTGCAGGTCCTGCTGATTGCCTTATTATTAATTAAACCGTTCCGTGAAAAGTTAATCGTCACGATCACAGGCTTAATCGGCGATCAATTCGGAAGGCGTGCGAAAGCTTTGTCAGGTGCGATTACGGCATTTGCCTTTCCGATGTGGTCCGTAGCTACAGCGATTGCTTTTGCTTCTGCCTTTCATGTGTTTACCGGCGTTTCGCTGTCCCTGTCCGTTGCTTTCACTGCTCTCTTACTATTTGTTTATTTACAGGCAGGCGGGATGTGGGCGATCGCTTTTACGCAGACGATGAACACGTTTATATTTGCCATCATGTTTATCATTGGGACCGCGGCCTTCTTTATCAACCCGGGCATTTCCGGCCTGCAGCAGTTTGCAGCTGCTCAGCCGAACATGTTTGACTGGGGAGGCGCCGGCCTTCAGGTGATCCTCGTATGGTTTGCCACCTTCCTGGTAAACGTGATTTTAGCGCAGGCTGCCTTTCAGATGGCTTTATCCTGTAAAACACCGGAAGAAGGACGCAAAGGTTTAATCGCTGCAGAAATAATGAGTGTTCCTTTCATTTTGTTAGGTATTCTGTTTGGCCTGTCTGCCGCTGTAGTCGTTCCTGACGCCAGCCTCGGGCTCGTTGCTCTTCCTCAATATTTAATGGAAGTGCTGCCCGCTCCATTGGTCGGCCTGTTCTTCCTGGGCATCTGGGCCTGCGCTCTTGGATGGGGAGCGCCGTGTCAATTCTCAGGGGCAACCAGTCTTGGTAAAGACGTGGGAAGCGCCATTTTCCCCGGTGCTACTCCCGACCAGCTCGTTAAATATACAAAATGGTCACTGCTTCTGCTGACAGGACTCATGATCACCTTCGGCTTCCTGCGCACAGAGCAGGCCGCCTGGTGGAACGTTCTCGCCTGGACCATGCGGAACTCCGCCACTTTCGCACCGGTAGTCGCTGCGTTATTCTGGCCGCTGGTCACAAAGCGGGCCGTCATCGGTGCCCTGTCCGGCGGCTTCGCATCAGGCTTAATCTGGTACCATTTAAGCGGCTGGCACCCAACTGATTTCTTCCTGAACATTCACCCGGTCTGGGTAGGGATGAGCGTCAACATTCTCGTCATGGTGCTGTTTACCGTCGCTTTGAACTTTGGAAACTGGAAGGTTGCCAACAGGCGCTCGGTAAAAGGTGCCGTTGTGCTTGCCACCGTGGCAGCACTGCTCGCAGTCAACGGAATGTTCTATGAATCTCTTCACGCTGCCGGTGTTGTAGGATTGACACTCTTCCTTAATATTTTGGCGGTATTTATTGGAAGTATTATTTATATCAAACCGAAAGGGACCGAGGCATCTGTTCAGAAACAGATGGTTTCTTAA
- a CDS encoding OsmC family protein yields the protein MTHQQTQKKTDLRSIETQSTRTSPFQNEHTIRDFTFKIDEPEKLGGSNEALTPMEYIIGSLNGCFMIVVEMVAREKELTILNLDASSTGAIDRRGLLGTADVNPHFQTLTLQVDVAFAEEIDEEDFIQRVQKRCPAYNLFKDSGVEIEVVWNISKEAQT from the coding sequence ATGACACATCAGCAGACACAGAAAAAGACGGATTTACGTTCCATTGAAACGCAAAGCACGCGCACCAGCCCGTTTCAGAATGAGCACACGATTCGGGATTTCACGTTTAAAATTGATGAACCGGAGAAGCTGGGCGGATCGAATGAAGCCTTAACGCCTATGGAATATATCATCGGCTCCTTAAACGGCTGTTTCATGATCGTTGTTGAAATGGTGGCGAGGGAAAAAGAGTTAACGATTCTAAATCTGGACGCCTCTTCCACCGGAGCCATTGATCGCAGAGGGCTGCTGGGGACAGCTGATGTGAACCCGCACTTCCAGACGTTGACGCTGCAGGTGGACGTCGCATTTGCAGAAGAAATAGACGAGGAAGATTTTATCCAGCGCGTGCAGAAACGCTGTCCCGCTTACAACCTGTTTAAGGATTCCGGCGTGGAAATTGAAGTCGTCTGGAACATCAGCAAGGAGGCACAAACATGA